A section of the Cryobacterium soli genome encodes:
- a CDS encoding CPBP family intramembrane glutamic endopeptidase, giving the protein MDSDLWVPRTRRWSVVDAAWGVVAAVILVVLLGATALRGWPGNPKLAELFSYLVVWVPLLGAVLIASMVRGRRSLARDFGFAFRPLDLLWGLTLGVLARLITGFIEIAGYGRLGSAGATFGEPAHDLWWVFAALLAPVLISPVIEELFFRGLLARSVLAAGEANGGSRRAALVIAILVSGSVFALVHVVCVGTPAAVLVIGLSTFFFGAGAAALALITGRLGGAIVAHVTFNALVVVPALFG; this is encoded by the coding sequence ATGGACTCTGATCTGTGGGTGCCGCGAACACGGCGATGGAGCGTCGTCGACGCCGCCTGGGGCGTCGTCGCTGCGGTGATCTTGGTGGTGCTGTTGGGCGCCACGGCGTTGCGCGGGTGGCCGGGCAATCCCAAGCTGGCCGAACTGTTCAGCTACCTGGTGGTGTGGGTACCGTTACTCGGGGCTGTGCTGATCGCAAGCATGGTGCGCGGCCGACGGTCACTGGCCAGGGACTTCGGGTTCGCCTTCCGACCGCTCGATCTGCTTTGGGGGCTTACCCTGGGCGTGCTCGCCCGGCTGATCACGGGTTTCATTGAGATCGCGGGGTACGGGCGGCTCGGTTCGGCCGGCGCTACCTTCGGCGAACCGGCGCACGACCTGTGGTGGGTGTTTGCGGCGCTGCTGGCTCCGGTGTTGATCAGCCCGGTCATCGAGGAGCTCTTCTTCCGTGGCTTGCTGGCTCGGTCGGTTCTCGCGGCTGGAGAGGCGAACGGCGGCAGCCGGCGGGCGGCACTGGTCATCGCCATCCTGGTGAGCGGCTCGGTTTTCGCACTGGTACACGTAGTGTGCGTGGGCACCCCCGCCGCCGTGCTGGTCATCGGCCTCTCCACCTTCTTTTTTGGGGCTGGCGCGGCGGCCCTGGCCTTGATTACTGGGCGACTCGGCGGGGCGATCGTGGCGCATGTCACGTTCAATGCCCTCGTGGTGGTGCCGGCGCTGTTCGGCTGA
- a CDS encoding glycosyltransferase family 2 protein, translating into MVDNSMERRVDAGDRLPVILLILTKNEEKALPAALEHIAMFQECFVVDSESTDATREIAESLGATVVDFSWDRRYPKKKEWAQVNVPSSLEWCFFLDADERLTEDLIREIRSTVHENTLDALDSPLAYKFAGKFLRHGHRVKKRALVRRSAARWPRPDDLGVKTMWEVEGHYQPLMDGKVGAGKASLIHDDPDGFFEYFSRHNRYSDWEAHLAVLGSKVDGRGGQGLRASLVGMSRRIPLRGVVYFLYAFVLRRGFLDGRAGLDYAIAHAFYYWQIQLKAREIFRAQGR; encoded by the coding sequence ATGGTTGATAACAGCATGGAACGACGCGTGGACGCAGGCGACCGTTTGCCTGTGATTCTTCTGATTCTTACGAAGAACGAGGAGAAGGCTCTGCCGGCTGCGCTGGAACACATTGCGATGTTTCAGGAGTGCTTTGTTGTCGATTCAGAAAGCACGGATGCGACTCGCGAGATTGCCGAGTCGTTAGGTGCCACGGTTGTCGACTTCAGCTGGGATCGTAGGTATCCGAAGAAGAAGGAATGGGCGCAAGTGAATGTGCCGAGTTCTTTGGAATGGTGCTTTTTTCTAGATGCGGACGAACGGCTTACGGAAGACCTGATTCGTGAAATTCGTAGCACTGTCCATGAGAACACTTTGGATGCGCTCGATTCTCCGTTGGCGTACAAGTTCGCAGGCAAGTTCCTGCGCCACGGCCACCGAGTTAAGAAGCGGGCCTTGGTTCGTCGCTCTGCGGCACGCTGGCCGCGACCGGACGACCTAGGGGTAAAGACGATGTGGGAGGTAGAGGGGCACTATCAGCCTTTGATGGACGGCAAAGTCGGCGCCGGCAAGGCAAGTTTGATCCACGACGATCCCGATGGTTTTTTTGAGTACTTTTCTCGCCATAATCGCTACAGCGACTGGGAGGCTCACCTTGCTGTCCTCGGCTCCAAGGTTGACGGGCGGGGAGGGCAAGGGTTAAGAGCCTCGCTTGTGGGGATGTCTCGTCGTATTCCGCTTCGAGGCGTGGTTTATTTCCTCTACGCCTTTGTGTTGCGCCGAGGGTTTCTCGACGGGCGCGCTGGCCTCGACTATGCGATAGCACACGCGTTCTACTATTGGCAGATTCAACTTAAGGCGCGGGAGATATTCCGGGCTCAAGGTCGATGA
- a CDS encoding glycosyltransferase yields MSVLDQLGPLDEVVVQDGGSTDGWLKQVDDLNDSRIKVVTERDAGQADALNRALGRAINPWIGWLNADDIYFEGALSRVRAAVESVPGADIVYGDFALIDAAGEVINSKKVSGISLRSLALKGCAVFSGSFFVRSDLIRNAGGFSAQFTYCMDYELYLRLWRRDGVVSVATSSRLGALRIHPGTKTSENPWSFVAEARRARKGVLAPGALLYLSSFETLKHGLTVSTTSIRASKVYGRMRGRTVAAKVG; encoded by the coding sequence ATGAGCGTCCTCGATCAACTTGGCCCACTGGATGAAGTTGTCGTGCAAGATGGCGGTTCAACGGATGGATGGCTGAAGCAAGTCGACGACCTAAATGACTCCAGAATCAAAGTGGTTACCGAGCGAGATGCTGGGCAAGCGGATGCCCTGAATCGCGCATTAGGGCGAGCGATCAATCCTTGGATTGGCTGGCTCAACGCCGACGACATCTACTTCGAGGGGGCGCTCAGTCGCGTTCGCGCTGCAGTGGAATCTGTTCCCGGGGCGGACATCGTCTACGGGGACTTCGCCTTGATCGATGCGGCGGGCGAGGTGATCAATTCCAAGAAGGTAAGTGGGATCAGCCTTCGGTCGCTTGCACTCAAAGGGTGCGCTGTCTTCAGCGGTTCGTTTTTTGTGAGAAGCGATCTGATCAGAAACGCAGGAGGCTTCTCAGCACAGTTCACATACTGCATGGACTACGAGTTGTATCTCCGGCTATGGAGACGTGACGGCGTGGTCAGCGTTGCGACATCGTCCAGACTCGGTGCACTTCGAATTCATCCAGGTACAAAGACGAGCGAGAACCCTTGGTCGTTCGTCGCTGAGGCGCGCCGCGCTCGAAAAGGAGTGCTCGCTCCAGGGGCACTCCTCTATCTCTCATCCTTCGAAACGTTGAAGCATGGGTTGACCGTCAGTACGACGTCTATTCGTGCCAGTAAGGTTTATGGCCGAATGCGAGGCCGGACAGTTGCTGCGAAAGTTGGATAG
- a CDS encoding glycosyltransferase, producing the protein MAIDKAADACSADLVIATSSLPFWEKPSVPSVAWTDAPLNAMIATGEYEIYNRLTSRAETHYLSLEARCLNNVDGMYYPTSAGMRKALELTDNGNVGALPFGPNLDQAILNRAWANRERSRPQNSIDLLFMGVDWERKGGAIALATVEELRGRGLPANLVVIGDCPLDLRGHDAVKYLGYLRASNPDDSVVLQRAYSESFALIFPSRADNYGAVVAEAAAAGLPVIASDRAGASEYVERFGFGRVVQWSEDSESQVAQYSDAIEAIFSKDGESSTLVQSARQAFLNALNYRVGLVEILSAHRAL; encoded by the coding sequence GTGGCTATTGACAAAGCCGCGGATGCTTGTAGTGCGGATCTGGTGATCGCAACGTCGTCACTCCCCTTCTGGGAGAAACCAAGTGTTCCGTCAGTTGCGTGGACGGATGCCCCCTTAAACGCGATGATTGCGACCGGTGAATACGAAATCTACAATCGCCTGACCAGTCGAGCAGAAACGCACTATCTGTCATTGGAAGCTCGATGCCTCAACAATGTGGATGGAATGTACTATCCGACTTCGGCTGGAATGAGGAAAGCGCTCGAGCTCACTGACAATGGCAATGTGGGCGCCCTTCCCTTTGGCCCGAATCTGGACCAGGCGATACTCAATCGCGCGTGGGCAAACCGAGAACGATCGCGACCCCAGAACTCTATAGACCTGTTGTTTATGGGCGTGGACTGGGAACGCAAAGGTGGGGCGATCGCATTGGCGACGGTGGAAGAGCTGAGAGGCCGGGGCCTGCCGGCTAATCTCGTTGTCATTGGGGACTGTCCTCTCGACCTCCGGGGGCACGACGCGGTGAAGTATCTTGGGTATCTTCGGGCGTCCAACCCTGATGACTCCGTTGTACTCCAGCGTGCATACTCTGAATCGTTTGCCCTCATCTTTCCTAGCCGCGCTGATAACTACGGCGCTGTGGTGGCGGAGGCTGCAGCGGCGGGGCTGCCAGTTATCGCCTCGGATCGAGCAGGTGCTTCCGAGTACGTTGAGCGGTTCGGGTTTGGCAGAGTGGTGCAGTGGTCTGAAGACTCAGAGTCCCAGGTCGCGCAGTATTCGGATGCGATCGAAGCGATATTTTCGAAAGACGGGGAGAGCAGCACACTGGTTCAGTCCGCTCGGCAGGCGTTCTTGAACGCCTTAAATTATCGTGTGGGTCTGGTAGAGATTTTGTCCGCTCATAGAGCTTTGTAG
- a CDS encoding polysaccharide biosynthesis tyrosine autokinase, which produces MELRDYIRILRKSWVLIVLITLVGTGLAAAYSLTLTPKYSATAKVFVSTQGTGSTSELQQGSTFTIQRVKTYSSLVTTPIVLLPVIGKLELGIASDQLASRVTASAVMDTSIIDITVMDTDPVRAAETANAISQSLTAVVGEIEAPAAVDAVSPVKLTRAQEATVPSVPVSPNVPLNLVLGTLIGLALGVGLAVLRETLETRVRNERDVEGLTQVPILGGIVFDPRARDRPLIVHVDPRSPRAESFRTLRTNLQFLDVGRTDRSFVVTSSIESEGKSTTGANLAIALADAGSRVLLIDADLRRPKVAEYMGVEGAVGLTDLLIGRAELDDLIQPWGKAQLFVLPAGQIPPNPSELLGSARMSHFIGEFNRMFDVVIYDTPPLLPVTDAAILAKNVGGAIIVVAAGRTHKNQLKGAISALDNVGAPISGLVLTMLPTKGPDAYGYGRYGYGYGYGYGYGDEVANASGAKPVRRGRRGKNGKDRI; this is translated from the coding sequence GTGGAACTTCGCGACTATATCCGGATCCTGCGCAAGAGCTGGGTGCTCATTGTTCTGATCACCCTGGTGGGCACGGGGCTTGCCGCGGCATACTCGCTCACTTTGACGCCCAAGTACAGTGCAACGGCCAAGGTGTTCGTCTCGACGCAGGGAACCGGGTCAACAAGCGAACTTCAGCAGGGCAGCACCTTCACTATTCAGAGGGTAAAGACCTACTCGAGCCTGGTCACTACGCCCATAGTGCTTCTTCCTGTGATCGGAAAGCTTGAACTCGGTATAGCTAGCGACCAGTTGGCTAGCCGCGTTACCGCGTCCGCAGTAATGGACACATCCATCATCGATATCACGGTAATGGACACGGATCCGGTCCGTGCAGCTGAAACCGCCAACGCCATATCGCAAAGCCTCACCGCCGTTGTGGGGGAGATCGAAGCGCCGGCTGCTGTTGATGCCGTTTCTCCTGTCAAACTCACCCGTGCCCAGGAAGCTACGGTGCCGTCAGTACCTGTCAGTCCGAACGTCCCTCTCAATCTCGTGTTGGGAACGCTTATTGGACTGGCGCTGGGCGTCGGACTTGCTGTCCTGCGGGAGACGCTCGAGACGCGTGTCCGCAATGAGCGCGACGTGGAGGGACTGACGCAGGTGCCCATCCTCGGCGGCATCGTATTCGACCCTCGCGCTCGCGACCGGCCATTGATCGTTCACGTCGACCCTCGCAGCCCCCGCGCCGAGTCCTTCCGCACACTGCGAACGAACCTGCAGTTCCTTGACGTTGGCCGAACCGACCGCAGCTTCGTGGTCACCTCATCCATCGAGAGCGAAGGAAAGAGCACGACTGGAGCGAACCTCGCGATTGCCCTGGCGGACGCTGGTTCCCGAGTGTTGCTCATCGACGCAGATTTACGCCGCCCGAAAGTCGCCGAGTACATGGGTGTCGAGGGCGCAGTCGGTCTCACGGACCTCCTCATCGGCCGCGCTGAGCTGGACGACCTCATCCAGCCATGGGGAAAGGCGCAGTTGTTTGTTCTTCCCGCCGGTCAGATACCTCCGAATCCAAGTGAGTTGCTCGGATCCGCGAGAATGAGCCACTTTATCGGCGAGTTCAACCGGATGTTTGACGTCGTTATATATGACACTCCGCCACTTCTGCCCGTAACCGACGCTGCCATCTTGGCCAAGAACGTAGGTGGCGCGATTATCGTCGTGGCAGCGGGGCGCACCCACAAGAACCAGTTGAAAGGCGCGATAAGCGCACTCGATAATGTGGGCGCCCCCATTTCCGGCCTTGTGCTGACCATGCTTCCCACCAAGGGCCCGGATGCGTATGGCTACGGCCGGTACGGCTACGGCTACGGTTATGGATACGGCTACGGTGACGAAGTGGCAAACGCCTCGGGTGCAAAGCCGGTCCGTCGCGGTAGGCGTGGAAAAAACGGCAAGGACAGGATCTGA
- a CDS encoding glycosyltransferase — protein sequence MKIIQVTASISQDDGGPSTSIKALNREFLRMGHDAVIITSDSLGPSDGFQVRLGAPVEVDGCQVIFHHTSKYAPYKYARTMRRTLERELATADCVLVDGLYLPSTVTAFRAARRAETPFILQPHGTLDVYDRRKNSWIKSVFDLWIGRRIYSSSAAIVVTSDLERVDALPSNQTFPIAVIPLGASLEASQAVDNVDRWLAVPREARFVFLGRLARKKRPDLLIRSWALSNSKVKGQLLVVGPDHEFTRQELESLADELGVSESVTFLGGIGQREAAYVLRSAGVFVLPTERENFGIALAEAMMAGCAILTTDEAALSRTVNSAGAGLVLSSANTETLARALDELIGEPAAVSEMGRAGGVAANRDLTWRASAEQFIELIESVGVKNG from the coding sequence ATGAAAATAATCCAGGTCACCGCCTCCATATCACAAGACGACGGAGGACCATCGACTTCTATTAAGGCTCTGAACAGGGAGTTCCTTCGCATGGGGCATGATGCCGTGATCATCACATCCGATTCGTTGGGCCCTTCCGACGGTTTTCAAGTGCGGCTCGGAGCGCCCGTCGAAGTCGACGGCTGTCAGGTTATCTTTCATCACACGTCCAAGTACGCGCCCTACAAATACGCTCGAACTATGAGGAGGACTCTTGAGCGTGAGCTGGCGACGGCTGATTGTGTGCTCGTGGATGGCTTGTATCTACCGTCTACTGTGACTGCATTCCGAGCTGCTCGCCGAGCTGAAACGCCTTTCATCCTGCAGCCCCACGGGACGCTCGATGTCTACGATCGGCGTAAGAACTCATGGATAAAGTCAGTCTTCGATCTTTGGATTGGTCGAAGAATATACAGCAGTAGTGCTGCCATTGTCGTTACTTCCGACCTGGAACGCGTGGACGCGCTACCTTCTAACCAAACGTTTCCGATCGCCGTTATTCCGCTTGGCGCTTCTCTGGAAGCCTCGCAAGCCGTCGACAACGTCGATAGGTGGCTCGCAGTGCCGCGCGAAGCGCGTTTTGTCTTTCTCGGCAGACTTGCTCGGAAGAAGCGTCCAGACTTACTAATCCGATCGTGGGCGCTCAGCAATTCCAAAGTGAAAGGCCAGCTACTCGTGGTCGGCCCGGATCACGAGTTCACTCGGCAGGAGCTTGAATCGCTTGCCGACGAACTCGGTGTGTCTGAGTCTGTAACTTTCCTGGGAGGCATTGGTCAACGGGAGGCGGCCTATGTCCTACGGTCGGCCGGAGTATTTGTGCTTCCAACTGAGAGGGAGAATTTTGGAATCGCTCTTGCCGAGGCGATGATGGCGGGTTGTGCAATCTTGACTACTGACGAGGCTGCACTTTCTCGGACCGTCAATTCAGCCGGGGCAGGACTTGTGCTTTCTTCAGCAAATACTGAGACGCTTGCACGGGCCCTGGATGAATTGATTGGAGAGCCAGCAGCCGTATCTGAGATGGGACGTGCCGGTGGGGTTGCGGCAAATCGCGATTTAACTTGGCGTGCGTCCGCGGAACAGTTCATCGAGTTGATTGAAAGTGTGGGTGTCAAGAATGGTTGA
- a CDS encoding sugar transferase, giving the protein MSRTTAPTGVSGPTKGAANRAWRDNYAARLAITDFLVLIWVVFGVQIAWLGLSAGDLQFRGRLNEITVSYTVISISIVAAWMLILGIYGSRSYRVLGTGPQEYRQVADATVRLFGVLAIVAFLFHIDFARGYILIAFPLGLGVLILSRWMWRQWLSVQRLDGRYSSRVLLVGSEVTATHLARELARQPAAGYLVVGACIPSGYLADYLPGTTIPVFSNVDKLQAAMLAVDADTVVVTSSEELPPNRMRELSWSLEPGRQHLVVAPSLTDIGGPRIHTRPVAGLPLIHVETPRYEGMKLYTKRGFDVAVSAILVLLLSPFLATIAIAIRLSTEGGVLFRQERIGINGSQFKMLKFRSMVTDAEARLAQLQERSEGNAVMFKMKDDPRVTPVGRFLRRFSLDELPQLFNVLGGSMSLVGPRPPLEREVNEYENHVHRRFLVKPGITGLWQVSGRSNLSWEDTVRLDLYYVENWSMTGDIVILWRTAKAVLARDGAY; this is encoded by the coding sequence ATGAGCAGGACAACCGCACCGACCGGGGTATCGGGTCCCACCAAGGGTGCTGCGAATCGTGCCTGGCGTGACAACTACGCTGCCCGACTTGCCATCACCGACTTCCTGGTACTCATCTGGGTGGTTTTTGGGGTACAAATCGCGTGGTTGGGACTTTCCGCAGGAGACCTTCAATTTCGTGGGCGCCTGAACGAAATCACCGTGAGCTACACGGTGATTTCCATATCAATTGTCGCTGCGTGGATGCTCATTCTGGGTATCTACGGTAGCCGCAGCTACCGGGTGCTGGGGACTGGTCCACAGGAGTACCGTCAGGTCGCGGATGCCACCGTTCGACTCTTTGGAGTCCTCGCCATTGTGGCGTTTCTGTTCCACATTGACTTCGCCCGCGGCTACATCTTGATCGCCTTCCCCCTAGGCTTGGGCGTGCTCATCCTCTCGCGATGGATGTGGCGCCAATGGCTCAGCGTTCAGCGCCTTGACGGTCGCTATTCCTCAAGGGTGTTGCTTGTTGGATCAGAGGTTACGGCAACTCATCTCGCGCGAGAACTCGCGCGGCAGCCTGCGGCGGGCTACCTCGTGGTCGGCGCCTGTATCCCAAGCGGCTATTTGGCCGACTATTTGCCCGGCACAACAATCCCCGTGTTTAGCAATGTGGACAAATTGCAGGCTGCCATGCTGGCCGTCGACGCTGACACCGTAGTCGTAACTAGCAGTGAAGAGCTACCGCCCAACCGCATGCGGGAACTCAGCTGGAGCCTCGAACCCGGACGACAGCACCTCGTCGTCGCACCGAGCCTGACCGATATTGGTGGGCCGCGTATCCACACGCGCCCAGTTGCCGGTTTGCCTCTTATCCACGTTGAGACGCCTCGCTACGAGGGAATGAAGCTCTACACCAAGAGAGGTTTCGACGTGGCGGTGAGCGCGATACTAGTCCTCCTCTTGTCGCCTTTTCTTGCCACGATTGCTATCGCCATACGGCTTAGCACTGAAGGTGGCGTTCTGTTTCGTCAGGAACGAATCGGCATCAATGGCAGTCAGTTCAAAATGTTGAAGTTTCGTTCCATGGTGACGGATGCAGAGGCGCGGCTAGCGCAACTGCAGGAACGATCTGAGGGCAACGCCGTTATGTTCAAGATGAAGGACGACCCTCGAGTGACCCCGGTCGGTCGGTTTCTACGGCGATTCAGCCTCGACGAGCTACCGCAGCTCTTCAATGTCCTTGGTGGGAGCATGTCGCTTGTCGGACCACGGCCTCCGCTAGAACGCGAAGTCAATGAGTATGAGAACCATGTGCACCGTCGTTTCCTGGTTAAGCCGGGTATTACTGGCTTATGGCAAGTAAGTGGACGTTCGAACTTGTCTTGGGAGGACACCGTTCGACTGGACCTCTATTACGTTGAAAACTGGTCCATGACCGGAGACATCGTAATTCTGTGGCGCACGGCCAAAGCCGTTCTTGCGCGGGACGGCGCGTACTAG